A single genomic interval of Haloterrigena salifodinae harbors:
- a CDS encoding V-type ATP synthase subunit D, whose product MAKDVKPTRKNLMEIEDRIELSERGHGTLEKKRDGLIMEFMDILDKAQDVRGDLAQDYQDAQKKINMARAMEGDVAVRGAAAALQEHPEITTESKNIMGVVVPQIESSRVSKSLDQRGYGIMGTSARIDEAAEAYEDLLESIILAAEVETAMKKMLREIETTKRRVNALEFKLLPDLYEGQEYIEQKLEEQEREETFRLKKIKEKKEQAEKEEREAEEADEIAPDEEDASTAEPDMEQSTAGGVPGGD is encoded by the coding sequence ATGGCCAAGGACGTCAAGCCCACCCGCAAGAACCTGATGGAGATCGAGGATCGGATCGAACTCTCCGAACGGGGACACGGGACGCTCGAGAAGAAACGGGACGGGCTGATCATGGAGTTCATGGACATCCTGGACAAGGCCCAGGACGTCCGCGGGGACCTCGCACAGGACTACCAGGACGCTCAGAAGAAGATCAACATGGCCCGAGCCATGGAGGGCGACGTCGCCGTCCGCGGGGCCGCCGCCGCACTCCAGGAACACCCCGAGATCACCACCGAATCGAAGAACATCATGGGTGTGGTCGTGCCCCAGATCGAGTCCTCCCGCGTCTCGAAGAGCCTCGATCAGCGCGGCTACGGGATCATGGGGACCTCTGCCCGCATCGACGAGGCCGCCGAGGCCTACGAGGACCTCCTCGAGAGCATCATCCTCGCCGCCGAGGTCGAGACGGCGATGAAGAAGATGCTCCGGGAGATCGAGACCACCAAGCGCCGCGTCAACGCATTGGAGTTCAAACTCCTGCCTGACCTCTACGAGGGCCAGGAGTACATCGAGCAGAAACTCGAGGAGCAGGAACGCGAGGAGACGTTCCGACTGAAGAAGATCAAGGAGAAGAAAGAACAGGCCGAGAAGGAAGAGCGCGAAGCCGAAGAAGCGGACGAGATCGCGCCCGACGAGGAGGACGCGAGCACGGCCGAACCCGACATGGAGCAGTCGACCGCGGGCGGCGTTCCGGGCGGCGACTGA
- a CDS encoding DUF6276 family protein produces MACTACSSPTIVFSIPEEYREYAPGESPTGTLCTRCLTVDPEGGSPLEEPDFTRVSDAYPTAPDAAVPFALAVDLCSSLATNRAAIEDLLEAVERAGTDPLLVLDRLVDDPDVEPTIDLERRRHQLEQLLY; encoded by the coding sequence ATGGCCTGTACGGCATGTAGCTCACCGACGATCGTCTTTTCGATCCCCGAGGAGTACCGCGAGTACGCGCCGGGAGAGTCGCCGACCGGGACGCTCTGTACCCGCTGTTTGACCGTCGATCCCGAAGGCGGCAGCCCGCTCGAGGAACCGGATTTTACCCGCGTGAGCGACGCGTACCCGACCGCCCCCGACGCCGCGGTCCCGTTCGCCCTCGCCGTGGACCTGTGTTCGTCGCTGGCGACGAACCGGGCCGCGATCGAGGACCTCCTCGAAGCCGTCGAGCGCGCGGGGACCGACCCACTGCTCGTACTCGACCGACTGGTCGACGATCCCGACGTCGAACCGACGATCGATCTCGAGCGACGACGACACCAACTCGAGCAACTGTTGTACTGA
- a CDS encoding DUF5811 family protein: MNGNTPYAGLPGETGAGQRAAADVPDLSRTQKRSLHRDVSRIAARTREFLPDEYVVDSEVSQSMTGPQVTVAVRPPIGHAVSAGFTPDLEEVAAGDAVITADERDEVARGLAASAALQVKQAINDSVTPTAK, from the coding sequence ATGAACGGAAATACGCCGTACGCCGGGCTGCCGGGAGAAACGGGTGCTGGTCAGCGTGCCGCGGCGGACGTTCCGGACCTCTCGCGGACGCAGAAACGCTCTCTCCACCGCGACGTCTCCCGAATTGCCGCCCGAACCCGCGAGTTCCTCCCCGACGAATACGTCGTCGACTCCGAGGTTTCCCAGAGCATGACCGGCCCGCAGGTCACCGTCGCCGTCCGCCCGCCAATCGGGCACGCCGTCAGCGCCGGCTTCACGCCCGACTTAGAGGAGGTTGCGGCCGGCGACGCGGTGATCACCGCCGACGAACGCGACGAAGTGGCCCGCGGACTGGCGGCCAGCGCCGCCCTGCAGGTCAAACAGGCGATCAACGACAGCGTGACGCCGACTGCGAAGTAA
- a CDS encoding pyruvoyl-dependent arginine decarboxylase translates to MSTIRVVWGSASAPTAMASYDAALAEAGVENYNLVSVSSVIPADVDVEAVGTAPDLGPVGDRLTVVEARATTAGPGQVSAALAWAQSAEGPGLFYETAGETDRDDVERRVREGLHAGQELRDWQFADPQVAVESEQAEPGEHTTAVVLAVYGESEPIC, encoded by the coding sequence ATGAGCACGATTCGAGTCGTCTGGGGGTCCGCGTCGGCCCCGACGGCGATGGCCTCCTACGACGCCGCGCTCGCCGAGGCCGGCGTCGAGAACTACAATCTGGTTTCAGTCTCCTCGGTGATTCCGGCCGACGTCGACGTCGAGGCCGTCGGGACGGCGCCCGACCTCGGCCCCGTTGGCGACCGACTAACCGTCGTCGAGGCGCGGGCCACTACCGCGGGGCCGGGACAGGTCAGCGCGGCGCTGGCGTGGGCCCAATCGGCCGAGGGACCGGGGCTGTTCTACGAGACGGCCGGCGAGACGGATCGGGACGACGTCGAACGTCGGGTTCGCGAGGGACTCCATGCCGGTCAGGAGCTTCGGGACTGGCAGTTCGCCGATCCGCAGGTAGCCGTCGAGTCCGAGCAGGCTGAACCGGGCGAACACACGACCGCCGTCGTCCTCGCAGTGTACGGCGAGAGCGAGCCGATCTGTTGA
- the pan2 gene encoding proteasome-activating nucleotidase Pan2, whose amino-acid sequence MSRSPSIPDRPHRDIDPDLPDDERLEALRDHYQDLVDVNDQLSEQLDDADERREQLRERVDRIERENETLKSSSLYIATVEDVLENEEVIVKQHGNNQEVLTDVSPRIVEQIEPGDRVAVNDSFAIQTVLNAETDARAQSMEITERPEVTYAEIGGIDEQVREVREAVEQPLAEPELFDEVGIEPPSGVLLYGPPGTGKTMLAKAVANETDATFIKMAGSELVRKFIGEGSRLVRDLFEMAREREPAIIFIDEIDAIATRRSESKTSGDAEVQRTMMQLLSEMDGFEARGEIRIIAATNRFDMLDRAILRPGRFDRLIEVPKPDRDGREQILEIHTRGMNVADDVDFAALADDTEGYSGAEIESLSTEAGMFAIRNDRNEVTHQDFVEALEKIEEDDSSDVISSPGYFYQ is encoded by the coding sequence ATGTCTCGAAGCCCGTCTATCCCCGACCGACCTCACCGCGATATCGATCCGGATCTCCCCGACGACGAGCGGCTCGAGGCGCTCCGCGATCACTACCAGGATCTCGTGGACGTCAACGACCAGCTTTCCGAACAGCTGGACGACGCCGACGAACGCCGGGAGCAACTCCGCGAGCGCGTCGACCGCATCGAGCGCGAAAACGAGACGCTCAAGAGTTCCTCGCTGTACATCGCCACCGTCGAGGACGTCCTCGAGAACGAGGAGGTCATCGTCAAACAGCACGGCAACAACCAGGAGGTGCTGACCGACGTCTCGCCGCGGATCGTCGAGCAAATCGAGCCCGGCGACCGCGTCGCCGTCAACGACTCCTTCGCGATTCAGACGGTGTTAAACGCCGAGACCGACGCGCGGGCTCAGTCGATGGAGATCACCGAGCGGCCCGAAGTCACCTACGCCGAGATCGGCGGGATCGACGAGCAGGTTCGGGAAGTCCGCGAGGCCGTCGAGCAGCCGCTGGCCGAGCCCGAACTGTTCGACGAGGTCGGGATCGAACCGCCCAGCGGCGTCCTGCTGTACGGCCCGCCGGGGACGGGCAAGACGATGCTCGCCAAAGCGGTCGCCAACGAAACCGACGCCACCTTCATCAAGATGGCCGGCTCCGAACTCGTTCGCAAGTTCATCGGCGAAGGCTCGCGGCTCGTCCGCGATCTCTTCGAGATGGCTCGCGAGCGCGAACCCGCCATCATCTTCATCGACGAGATCGACGCCATCGCGACCCGCCGCTCCGAGTCCAAGACCTCCGGGGACGCCGAGGTCCAGCGGACGATGATGCAACTCCTCTCGGAGATGGACGGCTTCGAGGCCCGCGGCGAGATCCGTATCATCGCCGCCACCAACCGCTTCGACATGCTCGACCGCGCGATCCTCCGGCCCGGCCGGTTCGACCGCCTCATCGAGGTGCCCAAACCCGACCGCGACGGCCGCGAGCAGATCCTCGAGATCCACACCCGCGGCATGAACGTTGCCGACGACGTCGACTTCGCCGCCCTCGCGGACGACACCGAGGGCTACTCCGGCGCCGAAATCGAGAGCCTCTCCACCGAGGCCGGCATGTTCGCCATCCGCAACGACCGCAACGAGGTCACCCACCAGGACTTCGTGGAGGCCCTCGAGAAGATCGAGGAAGACGACTCGAGCGACGTGATTTCGTCGCCCGGCTACTTCTACCAGTAA
- a CDS encoding ABC transporter ATP-binding protein, producing the protein MVAIETTGLTKRYGATVAVDNIELSIPEGSVYGFLGPNGAGKTTTMRLLTSLTRPTEGSGAVAGVPITDRTALRPRVGYLPETPPLYEQATGFEQLEYVAGLRDLSSADTRERIESLLADLDLLADADALIDDYSTGMRQKVAFVQAVLHDPDVVFLDEPTSGLDPRAAKTIRERIRGLADGGTTVFLSTHILPVVEEVADAVGILSDGQLVAEGAPDALVRRAEAGDDGTLEDVFFELTDADPLGSARDEDRGETDRVEATRD; encoded by the coding sequence ATGGTAGCGATCGAGACGACGGGACTGACGAAACGGTACGGAGCGACGGTCGCCGTCGACAACATCGAGCTCTCGATTCCCGAGGGATCCGTCTACGGCTTTCTCGGCCCGAACGGCGCGGGGAAGACGACGACGATGCGGCTGCTGACCAGTCTCACCCGGCCGACGGAGGGGAGCGGCGCCGTCGCCGGCGTTCCGATCACGGACCGGACTGCGCTCCGACCGCGCGTCGGCTACCTCCCGGAGACACCGCCGCTGTACGAGCAGGCGACCGGCTTCGAGCAACTCGAGTACGTCGCTGGGCTGCGCGACCTCTCGTCGGCGGACACCCGGGAGCGAATCGAGTCGCTGCTCGCGGACCTCGACTTGCTGGCCGACGCCGATGCGCTCATCGACGACTACTCGACGGGGATGCGCCAGAAGGTCGCCTTCGTGCAGGCCGTGCTCCACGACCCCGACGTCGTCTTCCTCGACGAACCGACGTCCGGGCTGGATCCGCGAGCGGCCAAGACGATCCGGGAGCGAATTCGCGGCCTCGCGGACGGAGGCACGACCGTCTTTCTCTCGACGCACATCCTGCCGGTCGTCGAAGAGGTCGCCGACGCGGTCGGTATCCTCTCGGACGGACAACTGGTCGCCGAGGGCGCGCCCGACGCGCTCGTCCGACGGGCCGAAGCCGGTGACGACGGCACGCTCGAGGACGTCTTCTTCGAACTGACCGACGCCGATCCTCTCGGCTCCGCTCGTGACGAAGACCGCGGTGAGACGGACCGTGTGGAGGCGACCCGTGACTGA
- the pepF gene encoding oligoendopeptidase F, giving the protein MSSVPERSEVDEEYTWDLESIYATDDDWEAAYEGVAERVDELAAYEGQVTDDAETLRDVLELRDEIMREVSTVAAYARMRRDEDTANQQYQALTARSQSLAADAQSAASFIDPEIQELTCEEFDAMVDEVSVLETYDHYVDDVLRMKPHTRSAEVEELLADLSEVTGATGEVYNMLANADMEFPTVEDPDGEAVEITQSNFVNLLKRPDREFRRTVHEEYYDEWSAMRNTVASAYKNSVKADVKTAQARNYDTAREAALNGPNVPVDVYDTLVETVHDNIDKLHRHAELKERALGVDDLQMWDVYMPLTGDEGPDLEYDQATEYVVESLAPLGEEYQSRVAEGLESNWVDVYENEGKQAGAYSGGTYDTQPFILMNYQDDISSMYTLAHELGHSMHSELTKEEQPFVYSSYEIFVAEVASTVNEALLTSHLLETVDDPEFKKHVLNEFLERVRSTLYRQTLFAEFEHETHRLEEEGEPLTADRLDELYRGLKEDYYEPAVVDDRIAREWMRIPHFYRAFYVYQYATGISAALAIVDNVLPDGAGGDRNADAAADYLEFLRRGSREYPLELLRIAGVDMSSSGPIDRALETYGQRLEEMEALMK; this is encoded by the coding sequence ATGAGTTCCGTTCCCGAACGCTCCGAGGTCGACGAGGAATACACTTGGGACCTCGAGAGCATCTACGCGACCGACGACGACTGGGAGGCCGCCTACGAGGGGGTCGCCGAGCGCGTCGACGAACTCGCGGCCTACGAGGGGCAGGTCACCGACGACGCCGAAACGCTCCGTGACGTCCTCGAGTTGCGCGACGAGATCATGCGCGAGGTATCGACCGTCGCCGCCTACGCCCGAATGCGCCGCGACGAGGACACGGCTAATCAGCAGTACCAGGCGCTGACGGCCCGGTCGCAGTCGCTGGCCGCCGACGCCCAGTCCGCGGCGTCGTTCATCGACCCTGAAATCCAGGAGCTGACCTGCGAGGAGTTCGACGCGATGGTCGACGAGGTATCCGTCCTCGAGACCTACGACCACTACGTCGACGACGTCCTCCGGATGAAGCCCCACACCCGCTCGGCGGAGGTCGAGGAACTGCTCGCCGACCTGAGCGAGGTAACCGGCGCCACGGGCGAGGTCTACAACATGCTCGCGAACGCGGACATGGAGTTCCCAACCGTCGAGGATCCCGACGGCGAGGCCGTCGAGATCACCCAGAGCAACTTCGTCAACCTGCTGAAACGGCCCGACCGCGAGTTCCGTCGAACGGTCCACGAGGAGTACTACGACGAGTGGTCGGCCATGCGAAACACCGTCGCCTCGGCCTACAAGAACAGCGTCAAGGCCGACGTCAAGACCGCGCAGGCGCGCAACTACGACACTGCCCGTGAGGCCGCCCTCAACGGCCCCAACGTCCCCGTCGACGTCTACGACACCCTCGTCGAGACGGTCCACGACAACATCGACAAACTCCACCGCCACGCCGAACTGAAGGAGCGGGCACTGGGCGTCGACGACCTGCAGATGTGGGACGTCTACATGCCCCTGACCGGCGACGAGGGCCCCGACCTCGAGTACGATCAGGCCACCGAGTACGTCGTCGAGTCGCTGGCGCCGCTGGGCGAGGAGTACCAGTCCCGCGTCGCCGAGGGACTGGAGTCGAACTGGGTCGACGTCTACGAGAACGAGGGCAAGCAAGCGGGCGCGTACTCGGGGGGCACCTACGACACCCAGCCCTTCATCCTGATGAACTATCAGGACGACATCTCCTCGATGTATACGCTGGCCCACGAACTCGGCCACTCGATGCACTCCGAACTCACCAAGGAAGAACAGCCCTTCGTCTACTCGAGCTACGAGATCTTCGTCGCCGAGGTCGCCAGCACGGTCAACGAGGCCCTGCTGACCAGCCACCTCCTCGAGACCGTCGACGACCCCGAGTTCAAGAAGCACGTCTTAAACGAGTTCTTGGAACGCGTGCGTTCGACGCTCTACCGTCAGACGCTGTTCGCGGAGTTCGAACACGAGACCCACCGCCTCGAGGAGGAGGGCGAACCGCTGACGGCCGACCGACTGGACGAACTCTACCGCGGGCTGAAAGAGGACTACTACGAGCCCGCAGTCGTCGACGACCGCATCGCCCGCGAGTGGATGCGCATCCCCCACTTCTACCGCGCGTTCTACGTCTATCAGTACGCGACCGGCATCTCCGCGGCGCTGGCCATCGTCGACAACGTGCTCCCCGACGGCGCCGGCGGCGACCGGAACGCCGACGCCGCCGCAGACTACCTCGAGTTCCTCCGACGGGGCTCCCGGGAGTACCCGCTCGAACTCCTGCGGATCGCCGGCGTCGACATGAGCAGTTCGGGACCGATCGACCGCGCCCTCGAGACCTACGGGCAGCGACTCGAGGAGATGGAAGCGCTGATGAAGTAG
- a CDS encoding oxidoreductase, which yields MSTSNDILFDSVDLGDETLPNRVGLAPMTRTSATADGRATTEMARYYAKFARGGFSFLITEGTYPDEAYSQGYDDQPGIANDDHVEAWRRVTDAVHDEGAPIFAQLMHAGALSQGNRYTDERLAPSAVRPKGEQLEMYGGSGEFPEPRAATADDIEDVIETFVAAAERAVEANFDGVEVHGANGYLLDQFLTTYTNERDDEYGGDVENRIRLTAEVLEGVQTATPDEFVVGVRISQSKVNDPDYRWPGGEDDAAVVFETLSDAGADYLHVTEEDVTTPAFESGPTLTELADRYGDAPVIANGALEDPDAARATVAEGADLITLAKGALANPDWPQRIAEDRPLADFDFQRILQPDATIDESEVPEPADADD from the coding sequence ATGAGCACTTCCAACGATATTCTGTTCGATTCCGTCGACCTCGGCGACGAAACGCTGCCGAATCGGGTCGGTCTGGCACCGATGACCCGAACCAGTGCGACGGCGGACGGCCGCGCGACGACCGAGATGGCGCGCTACTACGCGAAGTTCGCCCGCGGCGGCTTCTCGTTTCTCATCACCGAAGGGACCTATCCCGACGAGGCGTACAGTCAGGGGTACGACGATCAACCAGGAATCGCGAACGACGACCACGTCGAGGCGTGGCGGCGGGTTACCGACGCCGTTCACGACGAGGGCGCGCCGATCTTCGCCCAATTGATGCACGCCGGCGCGCTCTCGCAGGGGAACCGCTACACCGACGAGCGGCTCGCACCGTCGGCGGTCCGACCGAAGGGAGAGCAACTCGAGATGTACGGCGGTAGCGGCGAGTTTCCGGAGCCCCGCGCCGCGACGGCGGACGACATCGAGGACGTGATCGAGACCTTCGTCGCGGCCGCCGAGCGCGCGGTCGAGGCGAACTTCGACGGCGTCGAAGTCCACGGCGCGAACGGCTACCTGCTTGACCAGTTCCTCACGACGTACACCAACGAGCGCGACGACGAGTACGGCGGCGACGTCGAGAACCGAATCCGCCTGACGGCGGAGGTCCTCGAGGGGGTCCAGACCGCGACGCCCGACGAGTTCGTCGTCGGCGTTCGGATCTCCCAGAGCAAGGTCAACGATCCCGATTACCGCTGGCCCGGCGGCGAGGACGACGCCGCGGTCGTCTTCGAGACGCTTTCCGACGCCGGCGCCGACTACCTCCACGTCACCGAGGAGGACGTGACGACGCCCGCCTTCGAGAGCGGGCCGACGCTCACGGAACTCGCCGACCGATACGGCGACGCCCCGGTGATCGCCAACGGCGCGCTCGAGGACCCGGACGCGGCGCGGGCGACCGTCGCAGAGGGCGCCGACCTGATCACCCTCGCGAAGGGCGCACTCGCCAACCCCGACTGGCCCCAGCGCATCGCCGAGGACCGTCCGCTCGCGGACTTTGACTTCCAGCGCATCCTCCAGCCGGACGCCACCATCGACGAGTCCGAGGTGCCCGAACCGGCGGACGCGGACGACTAG
- a CDS encoding M28 family metallopeptidase, with translation MNESEPTLERALGRAWTDDRAWTLLTRLTELPHRMGGSPNERRAAEIIRETLSDAGLEGVRVQEFPMQYWERGSTEFAVLGGEHGKDNEPDRRKTLDRSFEAIALPYSPAGDVEGPLVDVGYGTPDEIADAELQGAIAVASTTTPRDQRFVHRMEKFGHAVAAGAKAFVFANHVSGQLPPTGALTFDVEAAAPGVGVSAETHDWLTDYAERGARARIRVDATTTDGSSRNVHGVLGSEARGASDESSGQRGGFTASSETTESSPGPRDAETDDEVLVVAHYDAHDITEGALDNGCGIATVAGATAILAALEEDLDCRVRIAGVGCEEIGLLGAEAMAKKLDLESVRAVVNVDGAGRFRNLRALSHGSADLEELAEDVTSAVGQPVVDESDPHPFSDHWPFLRAGVPALQLHSEPPEGSERGRGWTHTTADTRDKVDRRNLREHAMLTALLVRELTRTEVSRVDTADLQERLREQEYEPGMRAADIWPDAWD, from the coding sequence ATGAACGAGAGCGAGCCGACGCTCGAGCGCGCGCTCGGTCGCGCCTGGACCGACGACCGAGCCTGGACGCTGCTGACGCGGCTGACCGAACTGCCACACCGGATGGGCGGCTCGCCCAACGAGCGCCGCGCGGCCGAGATCATCCGCGAGACGCTCTCGGACGCGGGTCTCGAGGGCGTGCGGGTACAGGAGTTTCCGATGCAGTACTGGGAACGGGGCTCGACCGAGTTCGCCGTACTCGGCGGAGAACACGGGAAAGACAACGAACCGGACCGCCGCAAAACCCTCGATCGTTCCTTCGAGGCGATCGCACTCCCGTACTCGCCGGCCGGCGACGTCGAGGGCCCGCTGGTCGACGTCGGCTACGGCACACCCGATGAGATCGCGGACGCCGAGTTGCAGGGGGCGATCGCCGTCGCCAGCACCACGACGCCGCGGGATCAGCGGTTCGTCCACCGGATGGAGAAGTTCGGCCACGCCGTCGCCGCAGGCGCGAAGGCCTTCGTCTTCGCCAACCATGTGTCCGGACAACTGCCCCCGACGGGTGCGCTGACGTTCGACGTCGAGGCGGCCGCTCCCGGCGTCGGTGTCAGCGCCGAAACCCACGACTGGTTGACCGACTATGCCGAACGGGGCGCTCGAGCCCGGATCCGCGTCGACGCGACGACGACGGACGGCTCGAGTCGGAACGTCCACGGCGTTCTGGGTAGCGAGGCGCGTGGTGCCTCGGACGAATCGAGCGGGCAGCGAGGCGGTTTCACCGCCTCGAGCGAGACGACGGAGTCGTCTCCCGGCCCGCGAGATGCGGAAACGGACGACGAGGTGCTCGTCGTCGCCCACTACGACGCCCACGACATCACAGAGGGCGCACTCGACAATGGCTGCGGGATCGCGACCGTCGCCGGCGCGACGGCGATCCTTGCGGCCCTCGAGGAAGACCTCGACTGCCGGGTCCGGATCGCGGGCGTCGGCTGCGAGGAGATTGGCCTGCTGGGCGCCGAAGCGATGGCCAAGAAACTCGACCTCGAGTCGGTTCGCGCGGTGGTCAACGTCGACGGCGCGGGTCGGTTTCGTAACCTGCGGGCGCTCTCCCATGGCTCAGCGGACCTCGAGGAGTTGGCCGAAGACGTGACGTCGGCCGTCGGCCAGCCGGTCGTCGACGAGTCGGATCCACACCCGTTCAGCGACCACTGGCCGTTCCTGCGGGCGGGCGTGCCGGCGCTGCAACTTCACAGCGAACCCCCGGAGGGCAGCGAGCGCGGCCGCGGCTGGACGCACACGACGGCCGACACGCGCGACAAAGTGGACCGCCGGAATCTGCGCGAACACGCCATGTTGACCGCGCTACTGGTGCGAGAACTCACGCGTACCGAGGTATCCCGAGTCGACACCGCGGATCTGCAGGAGCGACTGCGAGAACAGGAGTACGAGCCGGGGATGCGCGCCGCCGATATCTGGCCCGACGCGTGGGACTGA
- a CDS encoding NifU family protein, whose protein sequence is MSESAQSPEDEVREAVSLFLQRNFPQIQAHGGDSSITAVDLEDGHVEINLTGACSGCGVSPMTTQAIQRRLPGEIDEIDYVSVTTGFDGLSEGTSRDISDDVPF, encoded by the coding sequence ATGAGCGAGTCCGCCCAGTCCCCGGAAGACGAGGTTCGCGAAGCCGTCTCGCTGTTCCTCCAGCGCAACTTCCCCCAGATTCAGGCCCACGGCGGCGACTCGTCGATCACCGCCGTCGACCTCGAGGACGGCCACGTCGAGATCAACCTGACCGGCGCCTGTAGCGGCTGCGGCGTCAGTCCGATGACGACCCAGGCGATCCAGCGTCGCCTCCCCGGCGAGATCGACGAAATCGATTACGTCTCGGTGACGACCGGCTTCGACGGGCTCTCGGAGGGAACTTCCCGAGATATCTCGGACGACGTGCCGTTCTGA
- the truA gene encoding tRNA pseudouridine(38-40) synthase TruA, with amino-acid sequence MPTRAFRIAYDGTGYYGFQRQPDVPTVEDEIFDALRDLEVLAPNADRPDGYAAAGRTDAGVSALAQTVALEAPDWLTPRAMNGELPADIRAWAAADAPPAFHATHHAERREYTYHLYAPPADSRRRDRSASASDRADDRGDPGRNAVDDDRFRTACEALSGSHDFHNLTPDDRNTERSPTLEATRDGDFLVLTVTAGGFARELVRRLVSLARAVGTGDAPLEKIDRAFDPEPLPGHEGVAPAAPEPLVLTAVDYPNLSFEIDETAAASAREIFRERRTERRTRARVAGQIADGVR; translated from the coding sequence ATGCCGACCCGCGCGTTCCGGATCGCCTACGACGGCACCGGCTACTACGGTTTCCAGCGCCAGCCCGACGTCCCAACCGTCGAGGACGAGATCTTCGACGCCCTGCGCGATCTCGAGGTGCTCGCCCCGAACGCCGACAGACCCGACGGCTACGCCGCCGCGGGGCGGACCGACGCCGGCGTCTCCGCGCTCGCTCAGACGGTCGCCCTCGAGGCGCCCGACTGGCTGACGCCGCGGGCCATGAACGGCGAACTCCCCGCCGATATCCGCGCGTGGGCCGCCGCCGACGCGCCCCCGGCGTTCCACGCGACCCACCACGCCGAGCGCCGCGAGTACACGTATCACCTGTACGCGCCGCCGGCAGACTCGCGTCGACGCGACCGATCCGCGTCAGCGAGCGATCGCGCCGACGATCGAGGCGACCCCGGACGAAACGCCGTCGACGATGACCGCTTTCGGACCGCCTGCGAGGCCCTCTCCGGCAGCCACGACTTCCACAACCTCACGCCGGACGACCGCAACACCGAGCGCTCGCCGACCCTCGAGGCGACCCGCGACGGCGACTTTCTCGTTTTGACCGTCACCGCCGGCGGCTTCGCCCGCGAACTCGTCCGCCGACTGGTCTCGCTCGCCCGCGCGGTCGGGACCGGCGACGCGCCCCTCGAGAAGATCGACCGCGCGTTCGACCCCGAACCCCTGCCCGGCCACGAGGGAGTCGCGCCGGCGGCGCCGGAGCCGCTTGTCCTGACCGCCGTCGACTATCCCAACCTCTCCTTCGAAATCGACGAGACGGCGGCCGCGAGCGCCCGCGAGATCTTCCGCGAACGCCGAACTGAGCGACGGACGAGGGCTCGAGTCGCGGGCCAGATCGCGGACGGCGTCCGGTGA
- a CDS encoding potassium channel family protein, which translates to MSSDEGGVLSKRPLLRRALLPMVVFVGVVAVTIAGFVALAGVDIVEAAYWLITPENIGIHFRDNEGPETVTKGFAVVSRLAQVVTGLWIGQTVASALFGGQLTEELKRVTQEKKIATFSDHVVICGYGMFGETIAYQLNGAGKDVVVIESDDDKASQVERDGHLVVDGDARQEPTLERAGIEDAATVVAAIDDSNVNLQISVLASQLAPEATLIVRVGEQTYASTARRAGADTVVIPEIMSGSDIAGELTD; encoded by the coding sequence ATGTCCTCCGACGAGGGCGGGGTGCTGTCGAAGCGGCCGCTGTTGCGACGAGCGCTGTTGCCGATGGTCGTGTTCGTCGGGGTGGTCGCGGTGACCATCGCCGGCTTCGTCGCGCTCGCCGGGGTCGATATCGTCGAAGCGGCTTACTGGCTGATCACGCCGGAGAACATCGGGATCCACTTCCGGGACAACGAAGGGCCGGAGACGGTGACCAAGGGGTTTGCCGTGGTCTCCCGACTGGCCCAGGTCGTTACCGGGCTCTGGATCGGCCAGACCGTCGCGTCGGCCCTGTTCGGGGGACAGCTCACGGAGGAACTCAAACGCGTGACCCAAGAGAAGAAGATAGCGACGTTCTCCGACCACGTGGTGATCTGTGGCTACGGCATGTTCGGAGAGACCATCGCATACCAGTTGAACGGAGCGGGGAAGGACGTCGTCGTCATCGAGAGCGACGACGACAAAGCGAGTCAGGTCGAACGCGACGGCCACCTCGTCGTCGACGGCGACGCGCGCCAGGAGCCGACCCTCGAGCGCGCCGGGATCGAGGACGCGGCGACCGTCGTCGCGGCGATCGACGACTCGAACGTCAACCTCCAGATCAGCGTCCTCGCGAGCCAGCTCGCGCCCGAGGCGACGCTCATCGTCCGCGTCGGCGAGCAGACGTACGCGTCGACGGCCCGCCGCGCGGGCGCCGACACCGTGGTCATCCCGGAGATCATGAGCGGGAGCGACATCGCCGGCGAGCTGACGGACTGA